From a single Brassica napus cultivar Da-Ae chromosome C9, Da-Ae, whole genome shotgun sequence genomic region:
- the LOC106417179 gene encoding cold shock domain-containing protein 4-like, with product MRLCGETVTKKDLLEKTFSTFHSSNVLLQQQYRKKGFTTYTDLISCILLAEANNELLMRNSKMRPCGSTPLPEANKAVEEKKESTKESNHVHHDNPHGYGNDYGRGGRGGWRGRGGRGNYSSHSRGKGNHYNRGSGPSYGRGRGRSSGISKPPHSSKSVCHRCGMDNHWAKNCRTPRHLCDLYQESPKGKNP from the coding sequence atgagactttgtggtgagacTGTAACAAAGAAGGATTTGTTGGAAAAGACTTTCTCCACATTCCATTCTAGCAACGTGTTGCTGCAACAGCAATACAGAAAAaaaggtttcaccacctataCTGATCTTATCTCATGCATATTATTAGCTGAGGCTAATAATGAGTTGCTCATGAGGAACAGTAAGATGAGACCTTGTGGATCAACTCCATTACCTGAAGCCAATAAGGCTGTAGAGGAAAAGAAAGAATCCACCAAAGAAAGTAACCACGTCCATCATGATAACCCACACGGCTATGGAAATGACTATGGTAGAGGAGGCCGTGGTGGATGGAGAGGACGTGGTGGGCGTGGAAATTATAGCTCACACAGCCGTGGGAAAGGGAACCACTATAACCGTGGTAGTGGTCCCAGCtatggccgtggtcgaggcAGAAGCAGTGGTATCTCTAAACCACCACACTCGTCCAAATCAGTATGCCACAGGTGTGGAATGGATAACCATTGGGCAAAGAATTGTAGGACTCCCAGACatctttgtgacctctatcaagagagccCGAAAGGGAAGAATCCATAA
- the LOC106418629 gene encoding UDP-glucuronate 4-epimerase 5-like, with protein sequence MSHLDDLPSTPGKYKTDKALPYGILHHHRYLRLSKPTLWASLFLALFLFYLLLSPPPTPSRRSLNDSSLSAAKYGGSQWEKQVRKSAHPRSRGGLTVLVTGAAGFVGTHVSIALRRRGDGVLGLDNFNRYYDPKLKRARQGLLERSGVFVVEGDINDAVLLKKLFDVVLFTHVMHLAAQAGVRYAMQNPGSYVNSNIAGFVNLLEVSKAANPQPAVVWASSSSVYGLNKKVPFSEIDRTDHPASLYAATKKAGEGIAHTYNHIYGLSLTGLRFFTVYGPWGRPDMAYFFFTKDILKGKTITVFESPDKGSVARDFTYIDDIVKGCLGALDTAEKSTGSGGKKKGPAMFRIYNLGNTSPVPVTKLVKILEKLLKMKAKKKVMPLPRNGDVEFTHANITLAQSEIGYKPAVDLETGLKKFVKWYMGFYSASKKKSSW encoded by the coding sequence ATGTCTCACCTTGACGATCTTCCTTCCACTCCCGGAAAGTACAAGACCGATAAAGCCCTCCCGTACGGaatcctccaccaccaccgttACCTCCGCCTCTCGAAACCCACGCTCTGGGCCTCTCTCTTCCTCgctctcttcctcttctaccTCCTCTTATCCCCTCCCCCGACCCCTTCTCGCCGCAGCCTCAACGACTCATCCCTCTCCGCCGCTAAATACGGCGGCTCTCAGTGGGAGAAACAAGTCCGCAAATCCGCCCATCCCAGGTCCCGCGGCGGTTTAACCGTTCTGGTCACCGGCGCCGCCGGATTCGTCGGAACCCACGTCTCGATCGCGCTGCGGAGACGCGGCGACGGGGTCCTGGGCCTCGACAATTTCAACCGGTACTACGATCCGAAGCTGAAGCGAGCGAGACAAGGGCTTCTGGAGAGATCGGGAGTCTTCGTCGTGGAAGGAGACATAAACGACGCCGTTTTGCTGAAGAAGCTCTTCGACGTCGTCCTCTTCACGCACGTGATGCATCTAGCCGCTCAAGCGGGCGTTCGTTACGCGATGCAAAACCCTGGATCGTATGTGAACAGCAACATCGCTGGGTTCGTGAATCTGCTCGAAGTATCGAAAGCTGCGAATCCTCAGCCTGCGGTTGTCTGGGCTTCTTCTAGCTCTGTTTACGGTCTCAACAAGAAAGTGCCCTTCTCGGAGATAGACCGTACGGATCACCCCGCGAGCTTATACGCGGCCACGAAGAAAGCAGGCGAAGGGATAGCTCATACTTACAACCACATCTACGGTTTGTCGCTAACCGGTCTGAGATTCTTCACGGTTTACGGGCCTTGGGGGAGACCAGACATGGCCTACTTCTTCTTCACTAAGGATATACTCAAAGGGAAGACGATTACGGTGTTCGAGTCTCCTGATAAAGGTAGTGTCGCTAGGGACTTCACTTACATTGATGATATTGTGAAAGGCTGTTTAGGTGCGTTGGATACTGCTGAGAAGAGTACTGGTAGTGGTGGGAAGAAGAAAGGTCCTGCTATGTTTAGGATTTACAATCTGGGGAATACTTCGCCTGTTCCTGTTACTAAGCTTGTGAAGATATTGGAGAAGCTGTTGAAGATGAAAGCTAAGAAAAAGGTCATGCCTTTGCCGAGGAATGGGGACGTTGAGTTCACTCATGCGAACATCACGTTGGCGCAGAGTGAGATTGGGTATAAACCTGCGGTTGATCTTGAGACGGGTTTGAAGAAGTTTGTGAAATGGTATATGGGGTTTTACTCTGCCTCGAAGAAGAAGAGTTCTTGGTGA